From Phycodurus eques isolate BA_2022a chromosome 20, UOR_Pequ_1.1, whole genome shotgun sequence, a single genomic window includes:
- the LOC133395398 gene encoding LOW QUALITY PROTEIN: death-associated protein kinase 2-like (The sequence of the model RefSeq protein was modified relative to this genomic sequence to represent the inferred CDS: deleted 1 base in 1 codon): protein MAVFKPENVDDFYEIGEILGSGHFGEVRRVRELATGTYWAGKFMKLRKNSCSRLGLERSRVEEEVEVIQALHHPNIVALKDVFESRSEVVLILEIVSGGELFDFIAEKEMLTEDEAIQFMEQILDGLGFMHSKNIGHFDLKPENIMLSDKESPHPDIKLIDFGLAHHFVPGEEYKSTSGTPQYIAPEVVNGEPLGTASDMWSIGVITYILLSGMSPFQGNTDEDTLRNVLAVDYEFDPQCFSTTSCTAKDFIQKLLLKNPSDRLTAEQCLLHPWIKPLTRKQKAKRNRSSINMKNFKKFNARRKWKMSYNMVWICNRLVRAKLLCKGSSDTPERQCESDTEDMGSKPASLLRRRLSSSS from the exons ATGGCCGTGTTCAAGCCAGAGAACGTGGATGACTTCTACGAGATCGGGGAAATATTGGGAAG CGGCCAC TTCGGTGAAGTCCGTCGGGTCCGCGAGTTGGCAACGGGTACGTACTGGGCGGGCAAGTTCATGAAGCTGCGCAAGAACTCGTGCAGCCGACTGGGCCTGGAGCGGAGCCGCgtagaggaggaggtggaggtgaTCCAGGCCCTGCACCACCCCAACATCGTTGCCCTCAAAGATGTCTTCGAGAGCCGCTCGGAGGTGGTGCTTATCCTGGAAAT CGTGAGCGGCGGCGAGCTGTTCGACTTCATCGCCGAGAAGGAGATGCTGACGGAGGACGAGGCCATCCAGTTCATGGAGCAGATCTTGGACGGGCTGGGCTTCATGCACAGCAAGAACATCGGCCACTTCGACCTCAAG CCAGAAAACATCATGCTGTCGGACAAAGAGTCGCCGCATCCCGACATCAAACTCATTGACTTTGGCCTCGCGCACCATTTTGTGCCCGGCGAGGAGTACAAGAGCACAAGTGGCACCCCTCAGTACATCG CCCCAGAAGTGGTCAACGGCGAACCCCTGGGCACGGCGTCAGATATGTG GAGCATCGGAGTCATCACGTACATACT CTTGAGCGGCATGTCGCCGTTCCAGGGCAACACGGACGAAGACACGCTGAGGAACGTCCTGGCCGTGGACTACGAGTTTGACCCGCAGTGCTTCAGCACCACCAGCTGCACAGCCAAAGACTTCATCCAGAAACTCCTGCTCAAGAATCCCAG TGACAGATTGACGGCCGAGCAGTGTCTGCTTCACCCGTGGATCAAG CCCCTGACGCGCAAACAGAAGGCCAAAAGGAATCGTTCCTCCATCAATATGAAGAACTTCAAGAAGTTCAACGCCAGAAGGAAGTGGAAG ATGTCCTACAACATGGTCTGGATCTGCAACCGTCTGGTCCGCGCAAAACTGTTGTGTAAAGGCAGCTCAGATACACCAGAG AGACAATGTGAAAGCGACACGGAGGACATGGGTAGCAAACCCGCATCGTTGCTACGGAGACGACTCAGTAGCAGTTCATAG